The following is a genomic window from SAR324 cluster bacterium.
CTTTTCTGATCCAACTTATATGACCTACACTTAGCAAATTACTTTTCCTCCAAATTACAGCAGCTTTGCGTATAGTTTTTGATTTATCTGATTATTAAAAAACATTATGAGGAAACACGTCTTCAGTTTGATTGGATTGTTTGCGCTAATCTTTTGGAGTAAAGAAAGCCGAGCAGATTATATTCCTGCAGGGCCAGAATTACTGAAGCAAGTCCAAGCTGAGATTATCAATGTAGACACGGCAGAACTAGAACGACGACTGGAACAAGATCCCAATCTAACACTGATTGATGTACGCAATCCAAATGAAATCAATCAATTTGGCGGAACCATTGACGCAGCTCAAAATACAATCCTTCCAAGAGGATGGTTGGAATTTCGTATTGGTGAGATTCTCCGCTCTTACGACCAACCTGTTGTTCTGTATTGTGGCATCAATCAACGGAGCCCACTTGCAGCAAAGACACTGATGGACATGGGTTACTCAAAAGTCAGTAACTACGCAGATGGCTTTTTTGCATGGCGTGATGCCAATTTGCCTGTGGATGCACCAGACTTTGCCCCATCATCCATGCTCTACAGACTGCCACAGCAAGTAACAAAAAATGTCTGGTCTGCCATCGGTGCTACCGCACCTCCTAGTTATGAGAATTCAGGGCACAATAATAATCTTTCTTTCATTATCACGGAAGAAGGGGTTGTCGTGATGAACGCCAGTGACAACTATCTGTTAGCTAAAACGCTTCACGAAGAAATTAAAAAAATCACTGATCAGCCTGTCAAGTATGTAGTCCTTGAAAACGCCCAGGGACATGCAATGTTGGGTAGTAATTATTGGCAAGAACAGAGCGCTAAGATTGTGGTTCATCGATTAGCGGCTGAGGTTATTGAAGATCATGGTGAAGATGTCCTCAAGCGGATGCAAAACGGAAGACGGGATAAGTCACTGGGCACCAAGCTAGTGAAGCCTGATACTATTTTTGAAAATGAGTGGATTATCAAACTGGGGGGTGAGCAGATTGAGGCACGTTATTTAGGTCCAGCCCATGGTCCTGGAGACATCGTCCTGTGGCTACCACAACAAGAACTAGTGATTACAGGAGACCTCGCATTTCATGAAAGACTGTTGCCAGTCTTTGAGGATACAGACACAGCTGGATGGCTGGAAACCTGGAATAATCTGGAGTCTCTTGGCGCCAAGATTGTGATCCCTGGACACGGAGTGCCTACCGTTATTAGTGAGGTGCGCAAATACACACTGGATTATCTGGTCTACATGAGGCAGGAAGTAGCAAAGATCCTTGAAGAAATGGGAGGCCTTGAAGAAGCGTATGAAATAGACCAGTCTGCCTTTGCCCAGCTGGACACTTTCCGTGAGTTGGCTCGAATAAACGCTGACCGCATCTTTCGTGCAATGGAGTTTGAATGAATAATGAAATTAAAAAAGTTCGCTGGGGAGTTCTTGGCACCGCAAATTTTGGTAGAACGATTTTACCAGCAATGCAACGTTGCCAATTTGCTGAAATCAGAGCTGTTGCTTCTCGATCGTTGGAAAGTGCAAAAGCTTATGCAAAAGAGTTAGCTATACCAAAGGCCTACGGTTCTTATGAGGAGATCTTGAGAGATCCTGAGATAGATGCGATCTATATTCCTTTACCCAATCACATGCACATAGGCCCAGCCAAGCAGGCTCTGGAAGCTGGCAAACATGTTCTGTGTGAAAAACCTATTTCATTGAACGCAGCAGATGCGCTGGAACTATTGGAATTTTCCAAAAAATTTCCGCGACTCAAAATTGCTGAAGCATTCATGTACCGCTATCATCCGCAATGGATCCAAGCAAAAAAATGGATCACCGAAGGAAAGATAGGGACATTGAGAATGGTTCAAGTCTTCTTTGCTTACTACAACGTGGATGCTAGCAATATTCGTAATCAGTCCGACGTTGGGGGTGGGGGTCTTCTCGATATTGGCTGCTATTGTGTGTCGTCATCTCGCTGGATTTGTGACAAAGAACCCGAGAGAGTGATTGGTCTTTTCGATAAAGACCCGTCTTTTGGAACGGATCGCCTAGCTTCTGGAATTCTGGATTTTGGAAATGGTCTGCAAGCAAGTTTCACTTGTTCTACCCAAGTAGCTCCCTATCAGCGTGTCAATATTTTAGGAACTCATGGTCGTGTTGAGATTGACATCCCATTCAATGCTCCACCAGATCGACCCTGTCTTGTCAGCCTGTACCCTGGAACTCATAGTGCTCAGGGTCGGTTTGAACCAACTGAGTCACAGGTCTTGGGTATGGACATCTGTGATCAGTACACCCTTCAAGGAGAGGCTATTTCGTCAGCAATTCTAAATGATGTGCCGGCTCCCTATGGACTGGAGGATGCTGTGGGGAACATGCGCACCCTTGAAGCACTTCGTCAGAGTAACGAGTCCTCAGCATGGATAGTTCTCTAAGTATAGGCTATCTAGCTGATCACCCAGAATGGGTTGAAGAATTAGCGAATCAGCACTGGGAAGAATGGCGAGATCTGGTAGCAACGTGGGGCCGTCCTCAAGCTTCTGAAGACCTTTGGGAACATACGAAAAATCGGCAAGATATACCAACGACAATCGTTGCCTTTGATGAAGACCTATTGCTGGGCTCGGTCAGCTTAGAAGTATATGACTATCAACAGATTCAACAATACAGTCCATGGCTCACTAGTCTGTGGGTAATGCCTTTTGCCCGACATCGGGGCTTGGGGACTTACCTAGTTCGAAGAATGGTTCACGAAGCCGCCTGCCTCAAAATTCCTCACCTGCATTTGCTAACTCTTGACCACACAACTTTTTACGAAAAACTGGGTTGGACTCTGTTGGAGCTTGGCTCTGTTGATGACCATGAAATCTCCATCATGAGTATCACTCCCGGACATCTCACCAAAGAAAAACTGTGTTTCCATTGAATCTTCCTCGCACTTATGTTGATCTGAAAAGAAAGCATTGCCTCTGGCTAGCATACAGCCAAGGACATTATTTTCAGCTACGGAGATCATGACAGAGAAGAAAACAGATAGCGGCATCATACTGATTGAGGAAGAAGCTGAGGCAACTGAAGATGAATCATCTCAGTCTTCCAAAAATTCCATTATTCAGGACGATGGAGAAGTAACCAAGGAAGATAGTGGAATCATCATTGTCGGTAAAGAAAGCAAAAGTGCAGAAGCAGATCCTCCCCAATCTGCAGAAACCTCCATTATTGTTGCTAGTGACCTCCTACCAATATCACTGATCATCATTCCTCTTTTCGATCGTCCATTTTTCCCCAAAATGATGGTGCCAATCCTCTTGAGCAATGAGGAATTGGTCAACAACATTCTCGAGAGTCTAAGCGATAAGCAAAAATATGTTGGATTGCTCTTCGCGGAGGAGACTGAGGGAGAAGGAGAATCATTCAAAGTCCAGCGATTCGCCAAGATCGGTGTGGCGGGCAAGGTAATGCAGGTTAATAGAAAGCCAGATGCACCTGCCCAACTTCTTGTGCAGTGTATGGAACGCTTTGAGGTGGTTGAACTATCAGATACATCTCTTCGAAGAGCTCGTGTTCGTTATTGGTATGATGACCCTACTAGCAATGATGAAGAGGTAAAGGCCTACTCAATTTCCATTATCAACTGCATCAAGGAACTAGTGCAGCTCAAGCCGCTTTTCCGAGAAGAACTCTCTTTACTGATGGGTAACATTAACCTGAAGGAACCCGGCACCCTTGCTGACTTCTCCTCTTCAATGACAACATCAAGCGGTGAGGAGTTACAAAAGATTCTGGGGATGCGTTCTTTGCTCGAGCGGGCCGAATTAGCGCTGATTCTTTTAAAGAAAGAGTTGGAAATCTCCAAAATCCAAGTGCAAATCAACAAACGGATTGAAGAACGACTCTCCACACAACAGCGTCAATTTTTTCTCAAGGAACAACTGAAGGAAATCAAGAAGGAGTTGGGCTTAAGCAAGGATGATAAAGAGAGTGAGGAAGAAAAATTTCGTAAACGGATAGAGGCACTCACCCTGACTGAAGATGCATCCGAGCGGATTGAGGAAGAGTTGGAGAAACTACGTCTGCTAGAACCAAGCTCACCAGAATTCAATGTTACGAGAGTATATCTGGATTGGCTGACTGTTCTTCCTTGGGGTAAAACAACTGAAGATAACGAAGATATCGAACAGGCGGAGGAAATTCTGCAGGCAGATCACTACGGACTAGAGGACGTAAAGGATCGAATTCTTGAATTGATCTCAGTTGGAATGATGAATGGAAATCTCTCAGGCACCATCATTCTATTGGTTGGCCCTCCCGGTGTCGGTAAAACTTCAATCGGCCAGTCCATTGCGCGCAGCCTGAATCGGCAATTTTACCGTTTCTCTGTTGGCGGAATGAGAGATGAGGCAGAAATCAAGGGACACCGTAGAACCTATATCGGAGCCCTGCCAGGGAAGTTTGTCCAAGCACTAAAGGTTTGTAAAACTTCAAACCCTGTCTTGATGCTTGATGAAGTGGATAAGATCGGCAGTAGCTTTCGTGGAGACCCTGCATCTGCATTGTTGGAAGTATTGGATCCTGAGCAGAATAAAGACTTTTTGGATCACTATTTAGATGTTCGATTCGATCTTTCTAAAGTTCTTTTCATCTGTACTGCCAATCAGCTAGATACGATTCCTGGCCCCCTACTCGATCGGATGGAGGTGATTCGGCTTTCAGGTTATATTCTCGAGGAGAAGTTGCAGATTGCTCGACGACATTTAATTGAAAGACAACTCTCGTCTCATGGACTGAAGCCAGAGGAATTCCAAATTGATGATAACACTTTAAGAGAAGTGATTGACGGATATGCTCGCGAAGCCGGGGTTCGCAATTTGGAAAAGCAACTCAAGAAAATGATGCGCAAAGCAGCACGTCAGATCGTTACTGAACGAGGTAAGGAGAATCTGAAAACAGAGATTCAGATCCACAAAGAAGATCTGAAAGAATATCTGGGCAAACGATCATTTACAGAAGAGCAGGCGTTCACGGAGCCAAAAGTAGGAGTCGTGATGGGTCTCGCCTACACAGCCTTGGGTGGTGCGACTCTACAC
Proteins encoded in this region:
- the lon gene encoding endopeptidase La; translation: MTEKKTDSGIILIEEEAEATEDESSQSSKNSIIQDDGEVTKEDSGIIIVGKESKSAEADPPQSAETSIIVASDLLPISLIIIPLFDRPFFPKMMVPILLSNEELVNNILESLSDKQKYVGLLFAEETEGEGESFKVQRFAKIGVAGKVMQVNRKPDAPAQLLVQCMERFEVVELSDTSLRRARVRYWYDDPTSNDEEVKAYSISIINCIKELVQLKPLFREELSLLMGNINLKEPGTLADFSSSMTTSSGEELQKILGMRSLLERAELALILLKKELEISKIQVQINKRIEERLSTQQRQFFLKEQLKEIKKELGLSKDDKESEEEKFRKRIEALTLTEDASERIEEELEKLRLLEPSSPEFNVTRVYLDWLTVLPWGKTTEDNEDIEQAEEILQADHYGLEDVKDRILELISVGMMNGNLSGTIILLVGPPGVGKTSIGQSIARSLNRQFYRFSVGGMRDEAEIKGHRRTYIGALPGKFVQALKVCKTSNPVLMLDEVDKIGSSFRGDPASALLEVLDPEQNKDFLDHYLDVRFDLSKVLFICTANQLDTIPGPLLDRMEVIRLSGYILEEKLQIARRHLIERQLSSHGLKPEEFQIDDNTLREVIDGYAREAGVRNLEKQLKKMMRKAARQIVTERGKENLKTEIQIHKEDLKEYLGKRSFTEEQAFTEPKVGVVMGLAYTALGGATLHIEARSIFNKNGGLKQTGQLGDVMKESTEIAYSYVRSLLQNDPDAKEFFEERMIHLHVPAGATPKDGPSAGITMACALTSLIFDTPLKADLAMTGELTLTGVVLPIGGVKEKTIAARRAKISKLIFPADNQEDFEDLDESVREGITAHFVKKLEDVLAIGFPNLKLKQQIKK
- a CDS encoding Gfo/Idh/MocA family oxidoreductase, which encodes MNNEIKKVRWGVLGTANFGRTILPAMQRCQFAEIRAVASRSLESAKAYAKELAIPKAYGSYEEILRDPEIDAIYIPLPNHMHIGPAKQALEAGKHVLCEKPISLNAADALELLEFSKKFPRLKIAEAFMYRYHPQWIQAKKWITEGKIGTLRMVQVFFAYYNVDASNIRNQSDVGGGGLLDIGCYCVSSSRWICDKEPERVIGLFDKDPSFGTDRLASGILDFGNGLQASFTCSTQVAPYQRVNILGTHGRVEIDIPFNAPPDRPCLVSLYPGTHSAQGRFEPTESQVLGMDICDQYTLQGEAISSAILNDVPAPYGLEDAVGNMRTLEALRQSNESSAWIVL
- a CDS encoding rhodanese-like domain-containing protein, whose protein sequence is MRKHVFSLIGLFALIFWSKESRADYIPAGPELLKQVQAEIINVDTAELERRLEQDPNLTLIDVRNPNEINQFGGTIDAAQNTILPRGWLEFRIGEILRSYDQPVVLYCGINQRSPLAAKTLMDMGYSKVSNYADGFFAWRDANLPVDAPDFAPSSMLYRLPQQVTKNVWSAIGATAPPSYENSGHNNNLSFIITEEGVVVMNASDNYLLAKTLHEEIKKITDQPVKYVVLENAQGHAMLGSNYWQEQSAKIVVHRLAAEVIEDHGEDVLKRMQNGRRDKSLGTKLVKPDTIFENEWIIKLGGEQIEARYLGPAHGPGDIVLWLPQQELVITGDLAFHERLLPVFEDTDTAGWLETWNNLESLGAKIVIPGHGVPTVISEVRKYTLDYLVYMRQEVAKILEEMGGLEEAYEIDQSAFAQLDTFRELARINADRIFRAMEFE
- a CDS encoding GNAT family N-acetyltransferase; this encodes MDSSLSIGYLADHPEWVEELANQHWEEWRDLVATWGRPQASEDLWEHTKNRQDIPTTIVAFDEDLLLGSVSLEVYDYQQIQQYSPWLTSLWVMPFARHRGLGTYLVRRMVHEAACLKIPHLHLLTLDHTTFYEKLGWTLLELGSVDDHEISIMSITPGHLTKEKLCFH